In Nocardioides sp. W7, the genomic stretch GCCACCACCCATCCACTGGAGCGAAGGACTACACCGTGACCGCCCTGATCGAGAACTACCTGAACACCTGGAACGAGACCGACCCCGAGGCCCGCCGGTCTCTGATCGAAGAGCACTGGAGCGCCGAGCCGCTCTACGTCGACCCACTTGTCGTCGCCCGCGGTCGAGACCAGCTCGAGGCCACGATCGAGGCCGTCCAGACGCAGTTCCCCGGCTTCGTGTTCAGCCGCGTCGGTGACGTCGACGCCCACCACGACCAGGCCCGCTTCCGCTGGGGGCTCGGCCCCGTCGACGCGGATCCGCAGGCCGAGCCGCTGGTCATCGGGTTCGACGTCGTCGTCGTCGATCCCGACGGGCGCATCGACTCAGTGCACGGCTTCCTCGACAAGGTTCCGAGCTGAACCTCACCGTCGTACCGAGAATGGCTTGACCGACAGGTCTGTCACGCACCTCGCCGCGGCATCACCGAAACCCGTGGGTGAGTCATCGCGTTCAGGTCGGGTTCGGGCCTTCGTGTCGGCCGCCGAAC encodes the following:
- a CDS encoding nuclear transport factor 2 family protein, with protein sequence MTALIENYLNTWNETDPEARRSLIEEHWSAEPLYVDPLVVARGRDQLEATIEAVQTQFPGFVFSRVGDVDAHHDQARFRWGLGPVDADPQAEPLVIGFDVVVVDPDGRIDSVHGFLDKVPS